Proteins from a genomic interval of Pseudomonas paeninsulae:
- a CDS encoding acyl-CoA dehydrogenase family protein, which yields MIPRTLFSSDHELFRDSVRKFLEQEAVPFHAQWEKDGHIDRQLWSKAGEAGMLCSHIPEEYGGMAADFLYSTVVIEEVGRLGLTGIGFSLHSDIVAPYILHYGSEELKHKYLPRLVSGEMVTAIAMTEPGAGSDLQGVKTTAVLDGDDYVINGSKTFITNGYLADLVIVVAKTDPKAGAKGTSLFLVEAATPGFSRGKRLEKVGMKAQDTSELFFQDVRVPRENLLGQAGMGFAYLMQELPQERLTVGIGALASAEAALQWTLDYTRERKAFGKAIADFQNTRFKLAEMATEIQIGRVFLDRCLELHLQGKLDVPTAAMLKYWGTDLQCKVLDECVQLHGGYGYMWEYPVARAWADARVQRIYAGTNEIMKEIIARSL from the coding sequence ATGATCCCCAGAACCCTGTTCAGCTCCGACCATGAGCTCTTCCGCGACAGCGTGCGCAAGTTTCTCGAGCAGGAAGCCGTGCCCTTTCATGCGCAGTGGGAAAAGGATGGGCATATCGATCGCCAGCTGTGGAGCAAGGCGGGCGAGGCGGGAATGCTCTGCTCGCATATCCCGGAAGAGTACGGCGGCATGGCTGCCGATTTTCTCTACAGTACGGTGGTGATCGAAGAGGTTGGCCGTCTGGGGCTGACCGGGATCGGTTTCTCCCTGCATTCCGACATCGTGGCGCCTTACATCCTGCATTACGGCTCAGAGGAGCTGAAGCACAAATACCTGCCCAGGCTGGTGTCCGGCGAAATGGTCACGGCCATCGCCATGACCGAGCCGGGCGCCGGCTCCGACCTGCAGGGCGTGAAAACCACGGCGGTGTTGGATGGCGACGACTATGTGATCAACGGCTCCAAGACCTTTATCACCAACGGCTACCTGGCCGATCTGGTCATCGTGGTGGCGAAGACCGATCCTAAAGCCGGGGCCAAGGGCACCAGCCTGTTTCTGGTCGAGGCCGCTACGCCGGGCTTCTCTAGGGGTAAGCGCCTGGAAAAGGTCGGCATGAAGGCCCAGGATACCTCCGAGTTGTTCTTCCAGGATGTGCGTGTGCCTAGGGAGAACCTGCTGGGTCAGGCAGGTATGGGCTTCGCCTACCTGATGCAGGAACTGCCTCAGGAGCGCCTGACTGTCGGTATCGGTGCCCTGGCCTCGGCCGAGGCGGCGTTGCAGTGGACCCTGGACTACACCCGTGAGCGCAAGGCGTTCGGCAAGGCCATCGCGGATTTCCAGAACACCCGCTTCAAGCTGGCAGAAATGGCCACGGAAATTCAGATTGGTCGGGTCTTTCTCGATCGCTGTCTCGAGCTGCACCTGCAGGGCAAGCTGGATGTGCCGACCGCCGCGATGCTCAAGTACTGGGGCACCGACCTGCAGTGCAAGGTGCTCGACGAGTGCGTGCAATTGCATGGCGGCTACGGCTACATGTGGGAATACCCGGTGGCGCGCGCCTGGGCCGATGCCCGGGTGCAGCGCATCTATGCTGGAACCAACGAGATCATGAAGGAAATCATTGCGCGTTCGTTGTAG